A region from the Aphis gossypii isolate Hap1 chromosome 1, ASM2018417v2, whole genome shotgun sequence genome encodes:
- the LOC114129129 gene encoding FK506-binding protein 5-like isoform X1, translated as MDLTTKSEALKHHQNDASRPIRRSKSPATHPPTISTIVAKAVTVSKLENNKLTAVGKYGFALAGDVKLNYYQLLLYVTQSSILVNIILSKDFKYTVNANNTVEFLSKENWHLKFSKTEDAVDFNSHLTFVLWKLNGCKELFWFDLYYPSRNDNVAMFGSVVEIIYVANTVQGNTIGPEVSNNIEDSQYLKVTVNQEGWERSLLGVNENTQRIVYIPFAEMGAWKIFTNGKQCLCLNVTVKKVYEIKENVINDFIDSVSQEPLNTALKNDSSLIQAKEIAEDTQTNQIAASSKTVCIESLYEEFEKFKLDSIKTNERLTKLEALVIENPNKTENSSELKKTMKTLYKSIAREFPVDQTFTGSQIQTIIQNIFHNTLISSNQSHSKND; from the coding sequence atgGACTTAACCACTAAAAGCGAAGCATTAAAACATCATCAGAATGATGCCAGTCGTCCAATTCGACGATCAAAATCTCCAGCGACTCATCCTCCAACAATTTCAACTATTGTTGCAAAAGCTGTTACTGTTAGCAAGCTtgaaaacaacaaattaacTGCGGTTGGTAAATATGGATTTGCATTAGCTGGTGACGTGAAGTTAAATTACTATCAACTCTTACTTTATGTTACTCAGAGTTCTATTCtcgtcaatattatattatccaaagaTTTCAAGTATACTgtaaatgcaaataatacaGTCGAATTTCTATCCAAAGAGAACtggcatttaaaattttcaaaaacagaaGATGCTGTGGACTTTAATTCACATTTGACATTTGTGCTGTGGAAACTTAATGGGTGTAAGGAACTATTTTGGTTTGATCTTTATTATCCATCTCGTAATGACAATGTAGCCATGTTTGGTAGTGTTGTGGAGATAATTTATGTGGCAAATACAGTTCAGGGTAATACAATTGGGCCAGAAGTTTCTAATAACATTGAAGATAGCCAATACTTAAAAGTTACTGTTAATCAAGAAGGTTGGGAAAGGTCTTTATTAGGAGTTAATGAGAACACCCAAAGGATTGTATACATACCATTTGCTGAAATGGGTGcttggaaaatatttactaatggcaaacaatgtttatgtttaaatgtgactgtaaaaaaagtttatgaaatcaaagaaaatgtcataaatgattttatagatAGTGTAAGTCAAGAACCATTAAATACAGctcttaaaaatgattcttcTTTGATTCAAGCAAAAGAAATTGCTGAAGATACCCAAACTAATCAAATTGCTGCTTCATCAAAAACAGTTTGTATTGAATCATTATAtgaagaatttgaaaaatttaaattagatagtataaaaactaatgagAGATTAACAAAATTAGAAGCATTGGTTATAGAAAATCCgaataaaacagaaaattcaagtgaactaaaaaaaactatgaaaacTTTGTATAAGAGTATAGCACGCGAGTTTCCTGTTGATCAAACATTTACTGGAAGTcaaattcaaacaataatccaaaacatttttcataatacgTTAATATCTTCCAATCAATCTCATTCCAAAAATGACTAA
- the LOC114129129 gene encoding uncharacterized protein LOC114129129 isoform X2, protein MDLTTKSEALKHHQNDASRPIRRSKSPATHPPTISTIVAKAVTVSKLENNKLTASSILVNIILSKDFKYTVNANNTVEFLSKENWHLKFSKTEDAVDFNSHLTFVLWKLNGCKELFWFDLYYPSRNDNVAMFGSVVEIIYVANTVQGNTIGPEVSNNIEDSQYLKVTVNQEGWERSLLGVNENTQRIVYIPFAEMGAWKIFTNGKQCLCLNVTVKKVYEIKENVINDFIDSVSQEPLNTALKNDSSLIQAKEIAEDTQTNQIAASSKTVCIESLYEEFEKFKLDSIKTNERLTKLEALVIENPNKTENSSELKKTMKTLYKSIAREFPVDQTFTGSQIQTIIQNIFHNTLISSNQSHSKND, encoded by the exons atgGACTTAACCACTAAAAGCGAAGCATTAAAACATCATCAGAATGATGCCAGTCGTCCAATTCGACGATCAAAATCTCCAGCGACTCATCCTCCAACAATTTCAACTATTGTTGCAAAAGCTGTTACTGTTAGCAAGCTtgaaaacaacaaattaacTGCG AGTTCTATTCtcgtcaatattatattatccaaagaTTTCAAGTATACTgtaaatgcaaataatacaGTCGAATTTCTATCCAAAGAGAACtggcatttaaaattttcaaaaacagaaGATGCTGTGGACTTTAATTCACATTTGACATTTGTGCTGTGGAAACTTAATGGGTGTAAGGAACTATTTTGGTTTGATCTTTATTATCCATCTCGTAATGACAATGTAGCCATGTTTGGTAGTGTTGTGGAGATAATTTATGTGGCAAATACAGTTCAGGGTAATACAATTGGGCCAGAAGTTTCTAATAACATTGAAGATAGCCAATACTTAAAAGTTACTGTTAATCAAGAAGGTTGGGAAAGGTCTTTATTAGGAGTTAATGAGAACACCCAAAGGATTGTATACATACCATTTGCTGAAATGGGTGcttggaaaatatttactaatggcaaacaatgtttatgtttaaatgtgactgtaaaaaaagtttatgaaatcaaagaaaatgtcataaatgattttatagatAGTGTAAGTCAAGAACCATTAAATACAGctcttaaaaatgattcttcTTTGATTCAAGCAAAAGAAATTGCTGAAGATACCCAAACTAATCAAATTGCTGCTTCATCAAAAACAGTTTGTATTGAATCATTATAtgaagaatttgaaaaatttaaattagatagtataaaaactaatgagAGATTAACAAAATTAGAAGCATTGGTTATAGAAAATCCgaataaaacagaaaattcaagtgaactaaaaaaaactatgaaaacTTTGTATAAGAGTATAGCACGCGAGTTTCCTGTTGATCAAACATTTACTGGAAGTcaaattcaaacaataatccaaaacatttttcataatacgTTAATATCTTCCAATCAATCTCATTCCAAAAATGACTAA
- the LOC114129139 gene encoding lanC-like protein 3 homolog, whose product MSKRYFDNVFSDGQEVSPNMYYDFFKQNVYTLMEDISLNTSLSPDNDLYTGTTGIAYMYYHLATSERFKNDSPILLNKAVEVSRLMRQNSSEKYSNQFICGDAGVNAVNAAIFHKIGDDKTAEMYLEHFKNGLAVCKPINFFKPGGDELFVGRAGYLFGLLWLEKVFNRKIIADLDIIQLCLTIVESGRNYSKKNKSIFPLMYSYYNTEYLGAAHGLCTILQVLISFPCFIKKEQKAMQDIKKCIDILISLQTTSGNFPCAMDELGSRKRPEKDELVHWCHGAPGVVYLLAKAYLVFKEPSYLECCLKCGDLVWTKGLLKKGPGLCHGIAGNGYVFLLLYRLTGDTKHLNRAVQFGKFIFTDECIQGSRRPDNVYSLYEGLAGTVCYLSDLTQPDKASFPFLDVF is encoded by the exons ATGTCAAAACGTTATTTCGACAATGTATTTTCTGATGGTCAGGAAGTTAGtccaaatatgtattatgatttctttaaacaaaatgtgtaCACTCTTATGGAAGATATAAGTCTAAATACTTCATTGTCACCTGATAATGACTTGTACACTGGAACAACAGGAATAgcatatatgtattatcatttagCTACATCAGAAaggtttaaaaatgattcccCTATCTTATTGAATAAAGCAGTTGAAGTTTCAAGATTAATGCGGCAAAATTCATCTGAAAAATActcaaatcaatttatttgtgGGGATGCTGGAGTGAATGCCGTAAATGCTGCAATATTTCACAAAATTGGCGATGACAAAACAGCAGAAATGTATTTAGAACACTTTAAGAATGGGTTAGCTGTTTGTAAgccaatcaatttttttaagccAGGAGGAGATGAATTATTTGTTGGTCGTGCTGGTTATCTTTTTGGACTTTTATGGTtagaaaaagtttttaatagaaaaataatagctGACCTAGACATTATTCAACTTTGTTTAACAATTGTGGAGTCTGGGCgcaattattctaaaaaaaataaaagtatatttccTCTCATGTACTCATATTACAATACAGAATATTtag GAGCAGCTCATGGTCTGTGTACAATTCTACAAGTACTAATTTCATTtccttgttttattaaaaaagagcAAAAAGCTATgcaagatattaaaaaatgtatagatatactGATATCATTACAAACAACTAGTGGTAATTTTCCTTGTGCAATGGATGAACTAGGATCAAGAAAAAGACCTGAAAAAGATGAACTGGTGCATTGGTGTCATGGAGCTCCAG gtgttGTATACTTATTAGCTAAAGcatatttggtttttaaagAACCGTCATATTTAGaatgttgtttaaaatgtgGAGATTTGGTGTGGACAAAAGGACTATTAAAAAAAGGCCCTG gtttGTGTCATGGTATAGCTGGAAAtggatatgtttttttactattatataggttgACCGGggatacaaaacatttaaaccgaGCAGTACAATttggtaaatttatattcactgATGAATGTATTCAAGGATCTAGAAGACCAGACAATGTGTACAGTTTATACGAAGGATTAGCTGGCACTGTGTGCTATTTAAGTGATTTAACTCAACCAGATAAAGCTAGTTTTCCATTTTTAGATGTGTTTtaa